Part of the Hyalangium minutum genome is shown below.
TGGCGGCGGTCAGCAAGATGACCGCGGCCGCGAGACCGCCGTACTTCGCGCCAGCCGGGGCCTTTGCAATCTTGTCCAGGTACTGTTCCATGGCGTGAAAAGGTCCTCTTAGATGGCGTAGTTCGACGACAGGTTGAGGTTGAACTCCACGATGGGGAAGCCGTTCGGGTCGTTGCCCGAGGGCGGCTTCTGGATCGCGTCCCTCAACTCGATGTTGGTGAAGAAAGACTTGATGGCGGACACCGGGAACTCCTCGATGGCCGCGTCCGTGAGCAACTCCACGCGCGAGGTGGGCGAGTCCTTGCGGGACTCCACCAGGCGGCCCATGCCCTTCGGCGTCCACACCATGTGGCTCAGGTTGCTCATGAACTCGGCCACTTCGTCATGGCTGATGGCCGAGCCGGAGATCTTCATGGCGCCCTTGTCCTCGACGAAGCCCTTGAGCCAGAGCTTCTTCGGAACGGCCAGGGCCATGGCGTCCATCATCTTCACCGGACCGC
Proteins encoded:
- a CDS encoding PilN domain-containing protein, which produces MMIRINLLPVRAAKKKEMGKQILVLFAIVLVGAVVGNYMWYADRKAEFDQNASGIRQVQTKIEELKKVIGEVDKINDRKAEVEKKLGVLDNLRKGRSGPVKMMDAMALAVPKKLWLKGFVEDKGAMKISGSAISHDEVAEFMSNLSHMVWTPKGMGRLVESRKDSPTSRVELLTDAAIEEFPVSAIKSFFTNIELRDAIQKPPSGNDPNGFPIVEFNLNLSSNYAI